Proteins from one Salvelinus sp. IW2-2015 linkage group LG32, ASM291031v2, whole genome shotgun sequence genomic window:
- the LOC111957285 gene encoding growth arrest and DNA damage-inducible protein GADD45 alpha — protein sequence MCKMTFEELSGDYSAERMDTVAKALEEVLSLALPQGCITVGVYEAAKSLNVDPDNVVLCILATDDEDVKDVALQIHFTLIQAFCCENDISILRVNNTRRLAEILGGGTQGGEPMDLHCVLVTSPHSSSWKDPALSKVNRFCRESRCMDQWVPIINLPER from the exons ATGTGCAAAATGACATTTGAGGAACTAAGTGGGGATTATTCTGCAGAAAG GATGGATACAGTGGCAAAAGCATTGGAAGAGGTTCTCTCATTGGCATTACCCCAAGGATGCATAACAGTAGGGGTCTATGAAGCAGCAAAATCATTGAATGT AGATCCAGATAATGTGGTTCTGTGCATCCTGGCAACAGATGACGAGGATGTAAAGGACGTGGCCCTTCAGATCCACTTCACCCTGATCCAGGCATTCTGCTGTGAGAATGACATCAGCATCCTGCGAGTTAACAACACTAGGCGTCTGGCAGAGATCCTCGGCGGAGGGACACAGGGGGGAGAGCCCATGGATCTGCACTGTGTCCTGGTCACT AGCCCACACTCCTCCTCCTGGAAAGACCCAGCCCTGAGCAAAGTGAACCGCTTCTGCAGGGAGAGCCGGTGCATGGACCAGTGGGTACCCATCATTAACCTCCCTGAGCGATGA